The following are encoded together in the Cerasicoccus sp. TK19100 genome:
- a CDS encoding ABC transporter permease has product MLSLRMTKLLLRRLLETIPVLFILATMAFFMMRAAPGTPFDKEKEVAPHIREAWEKQYGLDQPMLVQYGQFLGVSPRPNGEYRGLLHGDLGVSTTYTGWDVDELMAQKIPISLELGFYSLVIAMLIGVSAGVLAAWRPHTLTDHLPMSLAMLGICLPTFVIGPLLILYFALDLQWFNVSGWTFASDRVLPSLTLGLFYAAYLARLTRGSMLEVRNMDYMRTALAKGVSGWRVYGVHGLRNGILPVISFLGPAAAGLISGSFVVETIFRIPGLGRFFVEAAINRDAMLVIGCALFYATLLVVLNMLAEIVQAAMNPKLRFA; this is encoded by the coding sequence ATGTTGTCCCTGCGCATGACCAAGCTACTTCTCAGACGCCTACTCGAGACAATCCCGGTGCTTTTTATCCTGGCGACGATGGCGTTCTTTATGATGCGCGCTGCGCCCGGCACCCCGTTTGACAAGGAGAAGGAAGTGGCCCCCCACATTCGCGAAGCCTGGGAAAAACAATACGGCCTCGACCAGCCCATGCTCGTGCAATACGGGCAGTTCCTGGGTGTGTCGCCGCGCCCCAACGGCGAATACCGCGGCCTGCTGCATGGCGACCTTGGCGTTTCCACGACCTACACCGGCTGGGATGTCGACGAGCTCATGGCGCAGAAAATTCCCATCTCGCTGGAGCTCGGCTTTTACTCGCTGGTCATTGCGATGCTGATCGGCGTCAGCGCTGGTGTGCTCGCAGCCTGGCGACCACACACACTGACCGACCACCTGCCCATGAGCCTCGCGATGCTCGGCATTTGCCTGCCCACGTTTGTCATCGGACCGCTGCTCATTCTCTATTTCGCGCTCGATCTGCAGTGGTTTAACGTGTCCGGGTGGACCTTCGCCAGTGACCGGGTGCTGCCCTCGCTGACACTGGGCTTGTTTTACGCGGCCTACCTCGCACGGCTAACGCGCGGCAGCATGCTGGAGGTGCGCAACATGGACTATATGCGCACTGCGCTGGCCAAGGGCGTCAGCGGTTGGCGCGTCTATGGCGTGCATGGTTTGCGCAACGGCATCCTGCCCGTAATTTCCTTTCTCGGGCCGGCCGCGGCAGGCCTGATCAGCGGCTCCTTCGTCGTGGAAACGATTTTCCGCATTCCGGGCCTGGGCCGGTTCTTTGTCGAGGCAGCGATCAACCGCGACGCGATGCTCGTGATCGGCTGCGCGCTTTTTTACGCGACGCTACTCGTCGTGCTCAACATGCTCGCTGAAATCGTCCAGGCCGCGATGAATCCCAAGCTGCGCTTCGCCTAA
- a CDS encoding ArsR/SmtB family transcription factor, which yields MVNSSIDLNLIFSALADPTRREILTVLRAGQQAVSDLASRFSMSAPAVSKHLRVLERAGLLSREKAGRTHWISLDAEPLAEANEWIERYRIFWESNFDALDRYLEETDPGNESFNKESTSNQHK from the coding sequence ATGGTTAATAGTTCTATCGACCTCAACCTGATTTTCTCGGCGCTGGCCGATCCGACCCGGCGCGAAATTTTGACTGTGTTGCGCGCCGGGCAACAAGCGGTGTCGGACTTGGCGTCGCGTTTTTCGATGTCAGCCCCCGCTGTGAGCAAGCACCTCCGCGTTTTGGAGCGGGCGGGTTTGCTTAGTCGCGAAAAGGCCGGTCGCACGCATTGGATATCACTCGACGCCGAGCCACTGGCCGAGGCCAACGAGTGGATCGAGCGTTACCGCATTTTCTGGGAAAGCAATTTCGACGCTTTGGATCGCTACTTGGAAGAGACCGATCCGGGCAATGAATCATTCAACAAAGAATCCACATCCAACCAACACAAATAA
- a CDS encoding SRPBCC domain-containing protein, producing MTTILEATDNTLQLQRTFKASIDRVWAAWTDQNQVYRWFGCPDSKGLRATVDLQVGGVYSVTLFTHGKEMTMDGKITELAAPNRLKLSWRWVGDAEMEQLPVTEILIEMSSVAEGTQVKLTHTGFPNADVCNEHQKGWTASLERVGDFVDSAEAEIFAAIEQWDAAVAKKDGAEIIKDYVADASLFDIGSQVDSAQGIKELWEHCFPFFGDTITVHRKDVKIKVMGESALLTCLSRCTGMQIPEGQETDMMKSWFRTSVVYQKIDGQWKVIHEHISMPIDCMQEKPAYILD from the coding sequence ATGACCACCATACTCGAAGCCACTGATAACACCCTCCAACTTCAACGCACGTTTAAGGCGTCCATCGATCGCGTCTGGGCGGCATGGACCGACCAAAACCAGGTTTACCGCTGGTTCGGCTGCCCCGATTCCAAGGGCCTGCGCGCCACGGTCGATCTGCAAGTCGGCGGCGTTTATTCCGTGACGCTGTTCACCCACGGCAAAGAGATGACCATGGATGGCAAGATCACCGAGCTGGCTGCGCCGAACCGCCTGAAGCTTAGCTGGCGCTGGGTGGGCGATGCGGAAATGGAGCAGCTGCCCGTGACCGAAATTTTAATTGAAATGTCGAGCGTTGCCGAGGGCACGCAGGTTAAGCTGACCCATACCGGCTTCCCCAATGCCGACGTTTGCAACGAGCACCAGAAGGGCTGGACTGCGAGCCTCGAACGCGTGGGCGATTTCGTGGACAGTGCCGAGGCGGAAATTTTCGCCGCGATCGAGCAGTGGGATGCCGCGGTGGCCAAGAAGGACGGGGCCGAAATTATCAAGGACTACGTTGCCGACGCCTCGTTGTTCGACATCGGCAGCCAGGTCGACAGCGCGCAGGGCATCAAGGAACTCTGGGAGCATTGCTTCCCGTTTTTCGGCGACACGATCACCGTGCACCGCAAGGACGTGAAGATAAAAGTCATGGGCGAGTCGGCCTTGCTCACCTGCTTATCGCGCTGCACCGGTATGCAGATCCCCGAGGGGCAGGAGACGGACATGATGAAGTCTTGGTTCCGCACCAGCGTGGTTTACCAAAAGATCGACGGTCAGTGGAAAGTCATCCACGAACACATTTCCATGCCGATCGACTGCATGCAGGAAAAGCCCGCCTACATCCTCGACTAA
- a CDS encoding GAF domain-containing sensor histidine kinase has product MSSGQSLDDPERVADLEETGLLKLKNEESFQKFTRIAAALVDVPVSLVSLVSTDHQHFVACEGLTGDVAEKARTPLSHSFCQYVVCEGRSLIVEDARKDPRLCDNGAIEDLNVIAYLGVPIRSGRFNVLGSFCVIDTKPRKWSDEEINEIADLAHVVGHEIDLRRKTRELEQTNQQLKEAEARNDELIQMMLHDLRNPLFGITGGLSMLADSSALTDTDREAISICEDSCRQMNYLLGEILETNKMRLTHLNVEKKSLNAVEFLTPIIEREEMTAKASSITFTADVSDKLNTIQADEGILRRTMQNILVNAFKYTPKGGKVSLSAYSENGHVVFAVSDTGPGISEKERKSIFEKYSVGDSGKKSKNEIIGLGLTFCKAAVEQHGGQISVESELGKGSTFYISLPQQ; this is encoded by the coding sequence ATGTCATCCGGACAATCTTTAGACGATCCCGAGAGAGTTGCCGACCTCGAAGAGACCGGCCTCTTGAAACTGAAGAACGAAGAATCGTTCCAGAAATTTACCCGCATTGCTGCAGCGCTGGTCGATGTGCCGGTATCGCTCGTCAGCCTCGTTTCCACCGACCACCAGCACTTCGTTGCATGTGAGGGCCTCACGGGCGATGTTGCTGAAAAAGCGCGCACGCCGCTCTCGCACTCATTCTGCCAATATGTCGTGTGCGAGGGCCGTTCGCTGATCGTGGAGGATGCCCGCAAGGACCCGCGACTGTGTGACAACGGTGCCATCGAAGACCTCAACGTGATCGCCTATTTGGGCGTTCCGATTCGCTCAGGCCGCTTCAATGTGCTGGGCTCATTTTGCGTTATCGACACCAAGCCGCGCAAATGGTCCGATGAGGAAATCAACGAAATCGCCGACCTCGCACACGTCGTCGGGCACGAAATCGACCTGCGCCGTAAGACCCGTGAACTCGAGCAAACCAACCAGCAACTGAAGGAAGCTGAAGCCCGCAATGACGAGCTAATCCAGATGATGCTGCACGACCTGCGCAACCCGCTCTTTGGCATAACCGGCGGCCTCTCAATGCTCGCGGACTCGAGCGCACTGACCGACACCGACCGCGAAGCCATCAGCATTTGCGAGGACAGCTGTCGCCAAATGAATTACCTGCTCGGCGAGATTCTCGAAACGAACAAAATGCGGCTCACGCACCTCAATGTGGAAAAAAAGTCGCTGAACGCCGTTGAGTTCCTGACTCCGATCATCGAACGCGAGGAGATGACCGCCAAGGCCAGTTCAATCACCTTCACCGCGGATGTCTCAGACAAGCTAAATACTATCCAGGCCGACGAGGGCATCCTTCGCCGCACCATGCAAAACATCCTCGTCAACGCGTTTAAATACACGCCAAAGGGTGGCAAGGTTTCTCTGAGCGCCTACAGTGAGAATGGCCACGTGGTCTTCGCCGTTAGCGACACCGGGCCCGGCATCAGCGAGAAGGAGCGAAAGTCGATTTTTGAAAAATATTCGGTGGGTGATTCCGGCAAAAAATCGAAGAACGAAATCATCGGCCTGGGCCTGACTTTCTGTAAGGCAGCCGTGGAGCAACATGGCGGCCAGATCAGCGTCGAAAGCGAACTCGGCAAAGGCAGCACGTTTTACATCAGCTTACCGCAGCAGTAA
- a CDS encoding N-acetylmuramoyl-L-alanine amidase, translating to MAILILCSAVSLMAEKLTSMGDAPEWSRLDEYQAQVTASDFRWLLESQFAPNEAAKDWIVIEKERVLVKRSAEDAARLAIAFRKFEDTPARPPRYWRTRSEWLDERPSDESALPLAGLKIALDPGHIGGEFAAMEHRSWRAGEGPLFREGDFVLEVARVLKPRLEALGAAVTLTRSSDQPVTSDTPETLRPLAAQLVAERELTPGLEIDLKDRERKIDALARLLFYRVSEIKARAKIVNEDIQPDIMLCLHVDGTTAPKGKELADAGYAHYLINGAYSADELSYDDQRLGMLEKMLSGSWREERGLASAMSLAFAEVDPQPPYTYSGSNAVRVNEDPYVWARNLMANRLFRCPTVFLEPSVANTVDFYTQFSNGPDLLVERYATAVELALMRYYTAP from the coding sequence ATGGCGATTTTGATTTTATGCTCGGCGGTCAGCCTGATGGCGGAAAAGCTGACCTCGATGGGTGATGCCCCAGAGTGGTCGCGGCTCGATGAATATCAAGCCCAAGTCACAGCCAGCGATTTTCGCTGGTTGCTGGAGAGCCAGTTTGCGCCCAATGAGGCAGCCAAGGACTGGATCGTCATCGAAAAGGAACGCGTACTCGTCAAGCGCAGCGCAGAAGACGCCGCGCGGCTGGCCATCGCATTTCGGAAATTTGAAGACACCCCGGCCCGCCCTCCCCGCTACTGGCGGACGCGATCCGAGTGGCTCGACGAACGCCCAAGCGACGAAAGCGCACTCCCCCTTGCTGGGCTGAAGATCGCACTCGATCCTGGTCATATCGGTGGGGAGTTTGCCGCGATGGAGCACCGCAGCTGGCGCGCTGGCGAGGGCCCACTATTCCGCGAAGGTGACTTTGTCTTAGAAGTGGCACGGGTCTTAAAGCCACGCCTCGAAGCGCTCGGTGCGGCGGTTACCTTAACCCGCAGCAGCGACCAACCCGTCACCTCGGACACGCCGGAAACACTCCGCCCCCTGGCCGCGCAACTTGTGGCTGAGCGCGAACTGACGCCCGGTCTAGAGATCGATCTCAAGGACCGCGAACGAAAGATCGACGCCCTCGCCCGCCTGCTCTTTTACCGAGTGAGTGAGATCAAGGCGCGCGCGAAAATCGTCAATGAAGACATCCAGCCCGACATCATGCTGTGCCTGCATGTCGACGGGACCACCGCCCCTAAGGGCAAGGAACTGGCTGACGCCGGCTACGCGCATTATTTAATTAACGGTGCCTACAGCGCGGACGAGCTCAGCTACGACGACCAACGCCTCGGCATGCTCGAAAAAATGCTCAGCGGCAGCTGGCGTGAAGAGCGCGGCCTGGCCAGCGCGATGTCTCTTGCCTTTGCCGAAGTCGACCCGCAACCGCCCTACACATACTCCGGCAGTAACGCCGTGCGCGTCAACGAAGACCCCTATGTCTGGGCTCGTAACCTGATGGCCAACCGTCTTTTCCGCTGCCCCACGGTTTTCCTGGAGCCAAGTGTGGCGAACACGGTGGACTTTTATACGCAGTTTTCCAATGGACCAGACCTACTGGTAGAGCGCTACGCCACAGCCGTCGAGTTGGCCCTGATGCGTTATTATACGGCACCATAG
- a CDS encoding uracil-DNA glycosylase family protein produces MIAEQLENAAAQLSAAVDSLSFSEPVTHVYNPLAYAWESHRQYIRRFGSSKKKVVLLGMNPGPFGMAQTGVPFGEIAAVRDWMGINEVVGKPRTEHPKRPVDGFECPKSEVSGRRLWGLMQERFGAPENFFADHYVINYCPLLFLDGADGKCRNLTPDKLKAADVKDMYAACDDHLRAILDALQPEWLIGVGGFGEQKLKDLNWEQPHQVGRILHPSPASPAANRGWSEAATKQMEKLGVW; encoded by the coding sequence ATCATCGCCGAACAACTGGAAAATGCTGCCGCTCAACTTTCTGCCGCGGTCGATTCGCTCAGCTTCAGTGAGCCCGTCACACACGTGTATAATCCCTTGGCTTATGCCTGGGAATCGCACCGCCAATACATCCGCCGTTTTGGTAGCTCGAAGAAGAAAGTAGTCCTGCTGGGCATGAACCCGGGCCCGTTTGGCATGGCGCAAACCGGCGTGCCTTTTGGGGAGATCGCCGCCGTGCGCGACTGGATGGGCATTAACGAAGTCGTTGGCAAACCGCGGACGGAGCACCCGAAGCGCCCGGTGGACGGCTTTGAGTGCCCGAAGAGCGAGGTGAGCGGCCGTCGTCTCTGGGGCCTGATGCAGGAGCGTTTTGGTGCGCCGGAAAACTTTTTCGCCGACCACTATGTGATCAACTACTGCCCGCTGCTGTTTCTGGATGGAGCCGATGGCAAGTGCCGTAACTTAACCCCGGACAAGCTCAAGGCTGCCGACGTGAAGGACATGTATGCGGCTTGCGATGATCACTTGCGCGCGATTCTCGATGCGCTGCAGCCAGAGTGGCTGATCGGCGTGGGTGGCTTTGGAGAGCAAAAATTGAAAGACCTCAACTGGGAGCAACCGCATCAGGTTGGCCGTATCTTGCACCCGAGCCCAGCGAGCCCGGCGGCGAACCGTGGCTGGTCCGAAGCTGCAACCAAGCAGATGGAAAAGCTCGGCGTTTGGTAG